Proteins encoded together in one Micromonospora kangleipakensis window:
- a CDS encoding IS5 family transposase, with product MSGRFELTEVEYARIAPLLPAMIPRRGVRWRDHRQVINGIVFRVGTGVPWRDVPARYGPWKTLYKRFARWQEDGTWARIEAMLQADADAAGDLDWHGKADSTIVRAHQHAAGARKGG from the coding sequence GAGCTGACCGAAGTCGAGTACGCGCGGATCGCGCCGTTGCTGCCGGCGATGATACCTCGGCGTGGTGTGCGGTGGCGTGATCACCGGCAGGTGATCAACGGGATCGTGTTTCGGGTGGGTACTGGGGTGCCATGGCGGGACGTGCCGGCACGGTACGGGCCGTGGAAGACGCTGTACAAGCGGTTCGCCCGCTGGCAGGAGGACGGGACCTGGGCGCGGATCGAGGCGATGCTGCAGGCCGACGCGGACGCGGCCGGGGATCTGGACTGGCACGGCAAAGCCGATTCCACGATCGTGCGTGCCCACCAGCACGCTGCCGGCGCGCGTAAAGGGGGCTGA